A region of Athene noctua chromosome 12, bAthNoc1.hap1.1, whole genome shotgun sequence DNA encodes the following proteins:
- the RELL2 gene encoding RELT-like protein 2 isoform X2, translating into MSDQNSTDDGESDPQHSLSMVFLLVLVFFIMGLVGFLICHVLKKKGYRCRTFRDELDPDNKDVLAELQANEEEELNEDTVEKIVRCIIQNEANAEALKEMLGDNEGDIPVPVPSLCPHRNSQDGGPPHHHTVHLGSTQAPCIHCSKRKRHPLHRQGRSKDGKGRMHPGETTVFSVGRFRVTHIGKKPTFHEQQDGPLPDGSREPSTEELERSSDRLQHERARNGTVPTGGLQNGAVQKGAQSSKGGEQSRSTTPAPNTPVSSSTRDSRWVGKGSGMAGSLQDAGTAPGSMSRQRKLLSHRMLGGSSPSIPGELVQEGASICLEETGLGSADEVSDIHGSLSLHEQVEELGQDDSSRKQSGVEDMGQQEPSAMVQDRGATV; encoded by the exons ATGTCAGACCAGAACAGCACCGACGATGGGGAGTCAGACCCCCAGCACAGCCTGTCTATGGTCTTCCTCCTCGTCCTCGTCTTCTTCATCATGGGACTGGTGGGTTTCCTGATCTGCCATGTCCTGAAGAAGAAGGGTTACCGGTGCCGGACTTTCCGGGACGAGCTCGACCCAGATAACAAAGACGTGCTGGCAGAGCTCCAGGCCA atgAAGAAGAGGAGCTGAACGAGGACACTGTGGAGAAGATTGTGAGATGCATCATCCAAAATGAAG caAATGCGGAGGCCCTCAAGGAGATGCTGGGGGACAATGAAGGGGACATCCCAGTGCCAGTGCCCAG CCTTTGTCCCCACCGCAACAGCCAGGATGGGGGCCCACCACATCACCACACGGTGCATCTGGGCTCCACGCAGGCCCCCTGCATCCACTGCAGCAAGAGGAAGAGACACCCGCTGCATCGACAGGGACGGTCCAAGGATGGCAAAGGCAGGATGCATCCTGGAGAGACCACTGTCTTCTCAGTGGGCAG GTTTCGTGTCACACACATCGGGAAGAAACCCACTTTCCACGAGCAGCAGGATGGTCCCTTGCCTGACGGCAGCCGGGAGCCAAGCACGGAGGAGTTGGAGCGCAGCAGCGACCGGCTCCAGCACGAGCGGGCTCGCAATGGGACTGTCCCCACTGGTGGCCTGCAGAACGGAGCTGTCCAGAAGGGTGCCCAGAGCAGCAAGGGTGGGGAGCAGAGCCGCTCCACCACTCCAGCCCCGAACACACCAGTCAGCTCCAGCACTCGTGACAGCAGATGGGTGGGCAAGGGGTCCGGCATGGCAGGCTCGCTGCAGGATGCTGGCACTGCTCCTGGGAGCATGAGCCGCCAGCGGAAGCTCCTGAGCCATCGGATGCTGGGAGGGTCGAGTCCCAGCATCCCAGGAGAGCTGGTGCAGGAAGGAGCCAGCATCTGCCTGGAGGAGACTGGACTGGGGTCAGCAGATGAAGTGTCGGATATTCATGGGAGCCTGAGTCTACATGAACAGGTTGAGGAGTTGGGACAAGAtgacagcagcagaaaacagTCCGGAGTGGAGGACATGGGGCAGCAG GAGCCCAGCGCCATGGTGCAGGACCGAGGAGCAACCGTGTGA